GGCTCAGGTGGACACTGTGTCACGGTAGGTCTGTGTCATAGGTGAGGAACCCAAAGATCTGATCTTAGGTAGTGACTGCTGACaactctgcccctcctcccttccagagagagagagagagaaatctttaAATTGCTCctgtttttataaacaaatcTTTTTGTGCCCCAGAGCGCAAAAGACTGTCTCTCTATCTCAAAGCTGTTTGCTAGTCATATGTCCTTGAACAGAGCTACGAATGTCCTTTGCTCAGAAGTCATGCAGAAATACGTTGCCTGCCACAGCAGGCATCTCTTCAATGCAGGGTATGGTCCTTGTATACTTGTGGTTTTGTTTACCTCCCCTAATGTGTTGCCTTAAACATGGAAGGTACGTAGTCAGGGCAGGTTGAAAGAATAATGGTTCAAGGGTGCATTTCTCCAATTAACTGCAGTAACATGGCACGATAGAAATCACCTAGACCTTACGGTTTCAGGTCAGACAGATACAGGACAGACTCCTGGCCCTAATATTTATCCATTAGTTCAGATGAGGCCTGTAACTCTCTCAATAGTTTTTTTGTAAAGTGGGGGTAGAATGAACTCAATGGGTTTTTGAGGAGATGGAAGATACAGAAACAGTAGCAACATAGCAACACCCTCAGCCCCGATTCCTGGCAGACCAGGAATGGTAGCACCTATGGATTCTTTACATGGGAgagaccaccccacccccacgtgTGTAATGTAATTTCTAAGTATCTACACTTTGTGTAGCTAACTCTGAGATAGGTTTCTGGTTTGGGTCAGGTGCTTCCATGGATAGGATCCCAGATAGATTCCAGTCCTAGTGAAACTAAGTTAATTAGCCTGGTCATCCATAGATATACATTAGTCTTTGCCCATGTGTTCCAGTAAATCTGTAGGGTCATTCTGAGTATGAAAGAACgagtgtatgtttttttttaaattaaatgtattgggtaacattggttaataatatatagatttcaggtgtataacttTATAATCCAACATCTGTGAATTCCACTGTGTGCTCACCTCCCAAAGTCTGgtttccttctgtcaccatgtatttgacccctttaccctcttcatcctcaccCACCCTCTTCCCATCTAGAAACTACCACCccgttgtctgtgtctatgagtttgtttgtttgtatgtttgtttgttttattcattttttgctctgttttatatcccacatatgagtgaaatcatatggttttgttcttttccatctgacttattttacttagcataatactttcaagatcccatccattttgtcacaaatggcaatatctCATCATTATTAATGGCTGTGCAGTATTCCAGTATATATATGTACTAATCTTTATCCACTTACTccttgttttggctattgtgaattagCGCATTTTTAATTGTCTTGTGTTCAGTCCTAGCTAACTCAGATGAGCTTAACCcatataaaaatcacataaagaaaaaatttcgTCTCATATGGGAGAAGGAAACCTGCCTTCAAGTGTCTGACGATTTCTACACAGAAACCACAAAGAATGAATATGAAGAGCTGACTGCTGCGTACACTGCTGACCAGGCTGGACAGCCCATCCTCACTGTGGTTCTGCTAGGTTCTCAAGGAATTGGCAAAACAACCCTTTTGAGAAAAGTGATGTTGGAGTGGGCAGAGGGAAACTTATGGAAGGAAAGATTCACATTTATCTTCTTCTTCAATGGCTGTGAGATGAACAGTATCACAGAGACGAGCCTAGTGGAGCTCCTCTCCAGGGACTGGCCTGAATCTTCAGAGCCATTTGAAGACATCTTCTCCCAGCCAGAAAGAATCCTGTTCATCATGGATGGCTTCGAGAAGCTGAAATTTGACCTGGACCTTGACACCAACTCGTGCAATGATTGGCGGCAGCGATGTCCAACCCAGGTTATCCTGAGCAGTCTGCTGCGGAAAAAAATGCTTCCAGAGTCTTCTCTGCTGGTCGCACTGGGAGTGACAGGCATGCGGAAGAATTTTTACCTGTTGCATCATCCAAAATACATCACCCTCCCAGGACTCTCTGAACATAATCGGAAGCTGTATTTCTCCCACTTCTTCCGGGAGAAGAATAAAGCCTCCAGAGCCTTCAGTTTTGTGAAAGACAATACATCACTGTTTGTCTTATGCCAATATCCCCTTGCCTGCTGGTTGGTCTGTACATGCATGAAATGGCagctggagagaagagaagaccTTAGGATTGCCTGTGAAAGCACCACTTCTCTGTATGTTTCCTTTTTCACCAGTGTATTCAAATCGGGACTTCAGAATTGTCCGCCTAAGCAGAGCAGAGCCTGCCTCCAAAGCTTATGCACCGTGGCTGCAGAGGGCATCTGGACTGACATGTTTGTGTTCTCCCCTGGCGATCTCAGTAGGAACGGGGTGTCAGAGCCCGATGCCTCGATGTGGGAGAGCCTGCCACTTCTCCAAAGGAACGGCGACCGCTTCACCTTTGTCCACAGGTGTGTCCAAGAGTTTTGTGCCGCCATGTGGTACTTGCTCAGACAACCCCAGGACAACCCTAACCCAGCCATCGGAACTGTGTTTCAGCTCGTAACGGCAGTTGTGACTCAAGCCCCAACCTACTTGTTGCAGACCGGGGTCTTCCTGTTTGGGTTTTCAACAGAAAAAACAACCAACCTGCTGGAGACATCCTTTGGTTTTCCACTGTCCAAGGAGATAAGGCAGGAAATAACTAAAAGCCTTCAGAGTTTAAGTCAATATGACCCCCATCAAGTTGTGGTGAATTTTCGTGAATTGTTCAACAGTTTGTTTGAGACCCAGGAGAAAGAATTTATAACACAAGTGATGGATTTCTTTGAAGATGTTAACGTTTATATCAGTAACACAGATGATTTGGTCGTGTCTGCATTCTGCCTCAAACATAGCCAAAATCTGCAGAAGCTTCACCTATGtgtagaaaatgtgttttcagatGATTGTGGAAGCATCTTAAAGTAAGTCTATCTATCAATACCAACCCCCCccatcccccccccacacaccataCCTACAGGTTGCTCCAGTCCCCATTGGGTATTTCATGGATCTTTAAACTTGTATTCTTAAAAAAACATGGCTGTTGTAATCAAATTTGCCAGCGTTGTGACCATGAACATGACTTCTGAAGTTTTGCCATCTGTACAAATAGAGATAAACATTTTACCTACTTCATGAGGCCAAGGGGAGGTTGAAAAGAAGGCAGTTTTTATTGTTGCCATGACTATGCTTCTCCCCCACCATGGCATTTTAGCATATCCTGGTATTTCCACTGGGAAGGGACTATTGGGAGCTTATGCCTggtttcttctggatttttttctctttgctgatttTAACTTGTATCTTTTTGTCAGGCCTAGGCTACCAGctcacactttatttttattattaaaatttatttttcaattataattgacatttagtattatattagtttcaggtgtacagcacagtggttagacatttttttattattatttaaaaaaaaatttttttttaaagaccacttgtatttatttaagcgtgtttttccaggacccgtcagctccaagtcaagtaattgtctCAATCTAGCTGTGCAGGGCGTAGCTCatagtagcccatgtggggatcgaaccggcaaccctgccgTTAAAAGCACCattctccaaccaactgagccaaccggctgcccctagacatttttataatgtatgaagtgatccccccataaggctagtatccacctgacaccatacataatctttacactattattgactatatttcctgtgctgtactttacatccctatgactgttttgtaactaccaatttgtacttcttaatcccttccccttttttaccctgcTCCCCACCCATCAGTACCAGCTCACACTTTAGTTCTCAAATACATTCCACCTTTTACATTCATGTCTTAACATTCTTTTATTccactgaggtataattgacatgtaacattaatttcaggtacacaatataatgatttgatatttgtatatattgcaaaatgatcaccacaataagtctagttaaaaCTCGTCGCCACACATAGGtacagaatttttttcatgtcatgagaacttttaagatctacttagcaactttcaaatatacaatataggaTTGTTATCTATGTGATGCcctgctgtacatcacatccccaggaattatttatcttataactgtgCGGTCATGATTTTGAATACAGTTCCTCAGCCACTGATGGGTCACCCAGTACCAACCTTTGTTCAGATAACAATCAAGTATTATCACCctaaagaggaggaaatggaggcagaatAAGATTGAATagcttgcccaggtcacacagctaataattgGTTCAAATGAGGCTTGATCCCCTTGCCGTGGCCTCAGGATCTGCTCTCTCAAACATTATGCCATGTTGACTCAGTTTACCTGGCTGCACCTCTCCCTGTTCAGACCTGGGCGTCCATCAGCTTGCACGGGCTCTGGGTATGGTGTTCTGCCTGCTTTGAGAATATCCTGAGTTGACTTTAGCCACTGGAGAATCACGGTGTTTGTTGTCCCATAGTAACAACCAGAAACTCTCCTTCTGGCGGGACCTCTGCTCAGTGTTCACCACCAGCAGGAACATGCAAATTCTGGATTTGGACAACTGTAATTTTGATGAGGCCTCCCAGGCGGTCCTCTGTAGAGCGCTGGCTCAGCCCGTCTGCAGACTCCAAAAGCTCGCGTAAGTTGGATGGCATCCTGTTCTTCAGTAGCAGTTTCATTCTCTTTAGAAAATTAAGTATAGTTGGTACACGGGATATTGGTTATATTTGTGTCAGATATACAAAATAGTCTTTTGACGTTTTTATACCTTAAAacgtgatcaccccactaattctagtagtCATCTGTCGCCGTGCACACttgtcacagtattattgacgttattccccttcaccttttcacacATTCCCCCAacccttccctctggtaaccatccttctgttgtctgtttctatgagtctgtttttgtttatttcctttgtttttttttaatttttcatttatttattattattatttttaacttccagTCAGCTTTAATTATacttatgcattttaaattcaaacagGTGGCTAAAAGTAAGACATTCATTCAGAATAATTTGAATACAAGGCTAGTTACCTGAAAAATCATTTCCATTATCAGCACTTAATTTCCTGTGCATTCCTAAAATTGATCTAGGAAGTCATCTGCTGGTCAACACATTGTGACTCTCTAGGGCAGTGTGACATGATTAAATAGAAATGTCTTCAATCTTATGGATACATTAATCTAGATTGATGTTGGTTCAGAATCTAtgtgcaaaattaaaatataaattatccgTCTTGATCTTTCCATGTCCAGAAAATGAAGAGCTTTTCCTGATCACAAATTTTCCATACAACAGACAAATAAATCTTGTAGCGCTAGACAGAAATGCTTACGGCTTAGGCACATCACAGAAAACTGGCCTCTTTCAGTGGGCAGACAGTGACATGAAGCTGCTAATCAGTGACATCCatagcttattattattatttatttttatttatttttatttttatttttttaaatttattggggtgacaattgttagtaaagttacatagatttcaggtgtagagttctgtaatacattatctatatctcacattgtgtgttcaccacccggagtcagttctccttccatcaccatatgtttgatcccctttaccgtcatctcccaccccccaccccccttcccctctggtaaccactaaactattgtctgtgtctatgagtttttgtttcttcacttgtttgtcttgttcttttgttgttttcagttttatatatcacagttttatatatcacattcagaaatcatatggttctcgacttattctgtctgacttattttgcttagcataataatctcaagatccatccatgttgttgcaaatggcactattttatcttttcttgtggcagaatagtatccttacaccagttagaatggctatcatcaacaaaacaaataataacaagtattggagaggctatggagacaaaggaacccttggtaggaatgcagactggtgcagctgctatggaaggcagtatggaggttcctcaaataattaagaatagaattaccatataacccagtaaTCTCTGTCCTGGGTGTCttcctcaaaaatctgaaaacatttatccgtgaAGACatatgttctccaatgttcattccagctttatttacggtggccaagacatttgtttccttcgataaatgattggataaagaagatgtggtatatacatagcTTCTTTAGTATTCATCAACCCCAGGATATTGGTAAGATTGTCAGCTTTTAAACCAAGTAATTTCTCAGCAAGTAATTTCCCCATGTTTTGGAATTTTCCTTTGCATCTCAGCATCTTCACGTAACAGCTCCATTACACTGAGAGCCATTGTTCCGTCCATCTGTCAACGACGCAAAAagcttgttttgttctttagattccacgtgtaagtgaaaccacatggcatttgtctttctgacttatttcccaCCAACACTTCCATCGTGGTTTGTCTTCTTTCTATGAGGTTGTCGATCCCCAGATGGGCGATGCCTCTTGATTATATGTTCACCCTGTGCTTGTCTTCCCACCATGTCCTCTGCCGACTCGGCGCACTCTGCCGGCCTGGAGTCTGAGTCCACCGCAGCTGCCTGGCCGGTGTGTCAGAATGTTTTCAGTGAGGAGGTGGCTGGAGGGCTGACCTTGCTGTCCTTCTGATGCCCCCATTTCTCACAGGCATCTCCAGCTATTAAGGGCGTCCCTTGTCTTTCTACGGTAACACTTCTCCCTGTTGGCAGGGCCGGCCTGTCTCATCCCGACTGTGACTGATCCTATCCCTCTATGCTCTAAGTCCCACCTCCTGTTCTCAGCTCCCTCCATCTCTGGGCTGGAAGTGCCTTGGATGTTGCTCAGATATTTAGGGAATTCCTCTGCCAGGAATAGCCACAATGCTTCCAGGCTGTAACGTACCTCTCCAGTCTGTtctcctttgtcttttgtttcgGCCCTATTCCTAATCTCCACTGTGGTGTTTGAACATGGCAGAACATTTACTTGTTATGCTTTCCATCATTTCTCAAAGTTGAGTGGGAGGGTAGAAGTCAGGGTGTGCTCAAGTCTGCTGTCACTATACCAGTAGTCACAGATTCTGTGGCatgtatttataaatcatatataaataatacaaaatatgtaaataaaatataaaaataataaaatataaaaattaaatatataaatagcatatataaatatataaaaactacaaaactgaaagcaacaaacaagacaaacaaataaaaactcatagacacaggcaacagtttaggggttaccagagggtaagaggggtgaggagaagaggaaaaaaggggtcaaatatatggtaatggaaggagaactgactcagggtggtgaacacacaatgcaatatacagatgatgtattatagaaatgtacacttgaaacctatataattttactaaccaatgtcactgcaataaatttaataaagataaaaaataaatatataaaaagtatatataaacatatataagaagtatacataaatatatatgattaaaattttgttttcttaatcccttcaccttttgcacccAGCCTCCAACCCCACTCTGATCTGgcgaccatcagtttgttctctgtatctatgagtctgtttctgtctcgtttgttcatttattttgttctttagattccacgtataagtgagatcatataacatttgtctttctctgtctgacttatttcactcagcataataccccctaggtccatccatattgtcacaaatggtaagatttcctttttcatggttgagtaatattccgttgtatatatgtaccacttcttccttatccaatcatctatcgatggacacctaggttgcttccatatcttggctattgtaaataatgctgcagtgaacagaggGGTGCATGTATCATTCTAAATTAGTGTTtcggatttctttggataaatacctggaagtggaattgctgggtcataaggcagttctatttttaacattttgcggaacctccatactgttttccatggtggctgcaccaatttgaaatcccactgacagtgcacaagggttccctttcctccacgtGGATCCTCTTCTTGGGACACAGTCTTGCTTGGAGCACAGTTGTGCACTGTGTGCACAGTTGAATTAATGCTCTGAGGCCTAGGAATGCACAGAGGCATGGACATGGTGTGTCTTCCTCCTGGTGCTGAGAATTCAGTATGGGTGAGTTTGAGTCCCCTCCCTTATAGCGTGGATGGTGATATGTAGAAAAGGAGAGACTAGGAAGAAACAGGAGCGATGCAAGCCATGGAGTCTCTGTGCTTGTCTGGTGTCTGAAGATTCtagagagaaataatttatagGCAAGAGTAACCGGATATGTGCAAACAGTGCTGTGAGCCTCAGCAGGACAGCAGGAAGAATTCGGTAAGGGGTACATTGCTTTGTGCTTAGACTTCATTGCATGGGTTCCAATATCTCATCTTTTGTAGGTATAATTTTGCTTCCAGCCTTGGAAATGGTGTAGACTTCTTTAAGGCTGTTCTTCACAACCCTCACCTGAAATACCTGAACCTACATGGCACCAACCTCTCCCGTGGGGAAGTGGGGCAGCTATGTCAGACACTGAAACACCCCATGTGCAACATAGAGCAGCTGATGTAAGTCTCTGGGTCGTCCCTGATGAaggatgtatttttttccaaagtggatgCAGCAGTTTgaatatgtccatttcctttcctgCATCAGGCTTTGTCTATCATATTTTCCTAACTTCCGTCTCAGTATCTGCATACCTTTTGCTAAGGTGAGGATGGATTCTCACAGCAAGGCATCCTCTCAGAAGGGTTGTCCCatccttcccttctctgttaCTAGCCTGACTCACTTGACTCATTCACTTGGCTCACGGACACCTTACCTGATTCTTCTTGCTTCTCAGCCAATCATGCCAAAACCAGAACTCCAGATGTTTCCCCCTGAAGTTATTCCTAGAAATGTAAAACCAGAAAGCCTATTAATGGCCACAAGTATGATCATCTACTCTGGCCCATGACAACATTGAGTCCAGAGGGGAAGTGATTGGTTTGCCTAaaatcatttcttcctcttcaaaaTCATCTGGATGCCTGTACCCTGGTTGGGTGATTTCTAGACAGGCTTAAGCCATTTTTCATTAGAGAGAACAAAGGGAAGTGACAGAGGTACCAATAAACAAAACCAGCTCATTAAACCCACCAGTAcaatgtgtttttctctctccgGGTTCAGCGCCTCATCTTTGCAGTAACGATGGCAAGTATGATTGATGGATTAACATACCCTTGGTCAATTGCACCTGTCAAGACTCATCAGGAGAAGGAGGCAGGTTCCATGCATAAGATTTCTTTGAACATTTAGGCTTGCCATAGATCATATTCATCACTCAAGGCATTCCCATATCATAACAGTTCTTTTCTTCTATTCTAGCTCTCTTTATTCCAGGGGAACTTACAGAATTTTGCCCCATTTCATGTTATGCCATGTACACAGGGCTTTATATGTTTCACATTAGCCTAAGAATTACTGGGTAACAGATCTAGGAAACCAGGAGTCAGTTGTAGACATTTTAAAGCTGGAAACTGCCTATTTGGGGCAGACCCACTGTACTCTTGAGTTCATTTTAGTATTGGGGATGGGAAGTCCTCAAAATCTGGTTCTCTCTAGCCCAGTAGTTCTCAACAGAGGGCAGTTTTATCCCTTCGGAGATGTCAGTGTCTGAAGGTACTTCTGATGGTCACAATTGATGGGGAAGGTGTTATAGGTGTCTAGTGGGGGGAGGCTAGGGGTGCCACTTAACTTCCTGCAGCATCCagtcccaaatgtcaatagtgcagAGGGTGGGAAACCTGCTCTAGCCCATGAAATGCTCTTTTATGCTGCATTAGGGCTCAGGCTGGGTGTTTCTCAACCTCAGAACCATTGACAAATAATCAGATAACCAGATTGATTGAGCTCCAGATAATCCTTTCCTGTGTGGGGGGGCTGCCCACAACACTGTGGGATGTTGAACAACATCCCTGGCTTCCACCCACTAGATGGCAGTagcacccctctcctcccctgtGACCACCACAAATGTCTCCAAACACCCATAATCTCCCCTCGAGGTCAACAGTCACCTatattgagaaccactggctcaGACTTTTCTCTAACTTCAGTGGAAAGCAATCAAAGATTAATGAGAGTCATGCAATTACATTTGTCGTTTTAAAAAGTCTGGCATGTGGACATCGTATTGGTGGGTGCAAGATTAGGATCTAGGGTATGGTCCA
The DNA window shown above is from Rhinolophus ferrumequinum isolate MPI-CBG mRhiFer1 chromosome 15, mRhiFer1_v1.p, whole genome shotgun sequence and carries:
- the NLRP9 gene encoding NACHT, LRR and PYD domains-containing protein 9 encodes the protein MAEFFFSDFGLFCYLKELRKEEFWKFKELLKQEPLKFELKPIPWPELKKASREDLAKLLDKHYPGKQAWEVTLSLFLQINRSDLWTKAREEISNELNPYKNHIKKKFRLIWEKETCLQVSDDFYTETTKNEYEELTAAYTADQAGQPILTVVLLGSQGIGKTTLLRKVMLEWAEGNLWKERFTFIFFFNGCEMNSITETSLVELLSRDWPESSEPFEDIFSQPERILFIMDGFEKLKFDLDLDTNSCNDWRQRCPTQVILSSLLRKKMLPESSLLVALGVTGMRKNFYLLHHPKYITLPGLSEHNRKLYFSHFFREKNKASRAFSFVKDNTSLFVLCQYPLACWLVCTCMKWQLERREDLRIACESTTSLYVSFFTSVFKSGLQNCPPKQSRACLQSLCTVAAEGIWTDMFVFSPGDLSRNGVSEPDASMWESLPLLQRNGDRFTFVHRCVQEFCAAMWYLLRQPQDNPNPAIGTVFQLVTAVVTQAPTYLLQTGVFLFGFSTEKTTNLLETSFGFPLSKEIRQEITKSLQSLSQYDPHQVVVNFRELFNSLFETQEKEFITQVMDFFEDVNVYISNTDDLVVSAFCLKHSQNLQKLHLCVENVFSDDCGSILNNNQKLSFWRDLCSVFTTSRNMQILDLDNCNFDEASQAVLCRALAQPVCRLQKLAYNFASSLGNGVDFFKAVLHNPHLKYLNLHGTNLSRGEVGQLCQTLKHPMCNIEQLMLGKCDITDEACKEIASVLVCNQKLKLLSLIENPVMNEGTMVLCDALRHPHCALETLLLTYCCLTSVACDYISQALLCNKLLSLLDLGSNFLEDNGVTSLCEALKQPSCNLQQLWLVGCYLTPICCKDLSAVLISNEKLKTLKLGDNDIRDAGVKQLCEALKHPNCKLENLGLEICQLTTACCEDLASALTVCKSLRGLNLDWNSLDHKGVLVLCEALSRLDCALQLLGLDKSAFDEETQLLLTAVEEKNPHLTILHQPWDNDEYRIKGVLI